A DNA window from Haloferax volcanii DS2 contains the following coding sequences:
- a CDS encoding NAD-dependent epimerase/dehydratase family protein: protein MDVLMTGVYGRCGTAVIDHLHDDDAYDFTYFNRSDRPDDHPYGGYDTVVGDVSDYDALDGAAAGQDAMVHMAAYPYTDGTWEDIFEPNIIGMYNALEVARENEIESFVFLSTNHVMGGYEDEFSPEIYEPGHGLVIGHEDPVRPDSFYGASKAYGEDMGRYYVENYEYPKQFYALRVCSVRMPEYDHPYGDAEAAVENGEFERGSAEYEETVGRMKSMWQSRRDFAHEIDCCLQDDNVEFGIFSGVSDNQRRWYDLEHARSQIGYHPQDDGEEWDSPPE, encoded by the coding sequence ATGGACGTCTTGATGACCGGCGTCTATGGCCGGTGCGGCACCGCAGTCATAGACCACCTGCACGACGACGACGCCTACGACTTCACGTACTTCAACCGCTCCGACCGTCCCGACGACCACCCCTACGGTGGCTACGACACCGTCGTCGGCGACGTGTCCGACTACGACGCGCTCGACGGCGCCGCGGCGGGGCAGGACGCGATGGTCCACATGGCGGCGTACCCCTACACCGACGGGACGTGGGAGGACATCTTCGAGCCCAACATCATCGGGATGTACAACGCGCTCGAAGTCGCCCGCGAGAACGAAATCGAGTCGTTCGTCTTCCTCTCGACCAATCACGTCATGGGCGGCTACGAGGACGAGTTCTCCCCCGAGATATATGAGCCGGGTCACGGACTCGTCATCGGCCACGAGGACCCCGTCCGCCCCGACTCGTTTTACGGCGCGTCGAAGGCGTACGGCGAGGACATGGGTCGGTACTACGTCGAGAACTACGAATACCCCAAGCAGTTCTACGCCCTCCGGGTGTGCAGCGTCCGGATGCCGGAGTACGACCACCCCTACGGCGACGCCGAGGCCGCCGTCGAGAACGGCGAGTTCGAACGCGGGAGCGCCGAGTACGAGGAAACCGTCGGGCGCATGAAGTCGATGTGGCAGTCCCGCCGCGACTTCGCCCACGAAATCGACTGCTGTCTGCAAGACGACAACGTCGAATTCGGTATCTTCAGCGGCGTGAGCGACAACCAGCGCCGGTGGTACGACCTCGAACACGCCCGCTCGCAGATCGGCTACCACCCGCAGGACGACGGCGAGGAGTGGGACAGCCCGCCGGAGTAG
- a CDS encoding AEC family transporter, whose product MTVAANLGYMLGVLCLGALAKRLGLLDSGRRDKLTFFAFAFALPALVFTSTYDQPIREVIEPTLVLGFWLVLFTMLAVGWVVHRRVSPDSVRSVAIVQSYYSNLGFLGLPLVDSTFGSLASAKAAVILGIGALTHVPLTITVLVLVNGADVSFKEEFIGVLKTPVIPALVLGLAFSGLGLGVPGVLLTGLDALSSLALPVALLSIGASLTISTESFDFRTVGAVVGSKVVLMPLLAFAVFSTFASSWSTVQAGVTMLATPTAVSSFIYANELGGDADLASMNVFATTAVSVATLFVVLQFLL is encoded by the coding sequence ATGACCGTCGCCGCAAATCTGGGCTACATGCTCGGGGTGCTCTGCCTCGGGGCGCTAGCGAAGCGTCTCGGCCTCCTCGACAGCGGCCGCCGCGACAAACTCACGTTCTTCGCGTTCGCCTTCGCGCTCCCCGCGCTCGTGTTCACCTCGACGTACGACCAGCCGATTCGCGAAGTTATCGAGCCGACGCTCGTGTTGGGCTTTTGGCTCGTCCTCTTTACGATGCTCGCCGTCGGCTGGGTCGTCCACCGGCGGGTGTCGCCCGACTCGGTTCGCAGTGTCGCCATCGTCCAGTCGTACTACTCGAACCTCGGCTTCCTCGGGCTCCCGCTCGTCGATTCGACGTTCGGTTCGCTGGCGTCTGCGAAGGCGGCCGTCATTCTCGGCATCGGCGCGCTCACCCACGTCCCGCTCACTATCACGGTCCTCGTGCTCGTCAACGGCGCTGACGTGTCGTTCAAAGAGGAGTTCATCGGCGTGCTCAAGACGCCGGTCATTCCGGCGCTCGTGTTGGGGCTCGCCTTCTCCGGGCTCGGCCTCGGCGTCCCCGGTGTCCTTCTGACGGGGCTCGACGCGCTCTCCTCGCTCGCGCTCCCCGTGGCGCTGCTCTCCATCGGCGCGTCGCTCACGATTTCCACCGAGTCGTTCGACTTTCGCACCGTCGGGGCCGTCGTCGGCAGCAAAGTCGTCCTGATGCCGCTTCTCGCCTTCGCCGTCTTCTCGACGTTCGCGTCGAGTTGGTCGACGGTCCAAGCCGGCGTGACGATGCTCGCGACGCCGACCGCCGTCTCGTCGTTCATCTACGCGAACGAACTCGGCGGCGACGCCGACCTCGCGTCGATGAACGTGTTCGCGACCACCGCCGTCTCGGTCGCCACCCTGTTCGTCGTCCTCCAGTTCCTCCTTTGA
- the xacF gene encoding 2,5-dioxovalerate dehydrogenase, whose protein sequence is MSRTYGNFIDGEWTDSQSGETFEVTNPAAAGEVVSVPPASSEADVEAALDAAVAAQDEWASTPGPSRGAVLREAGNNLEARKEEATEVLVREEGKTRSEAGGEVQRAIDIFHYYGAKARDFGGTVKSASAPGKDLYTKHEPLGTVALITPWNYPIAIPVWKLAPALAAGNTAVLKPASEAPGVVSIVLECLDDAGLPAGVANTITGSGSEVGGPLIESERIDGVSFTGSTAVGTMVAETAAVDLKRVQCEMGGKNPTVVMPSADIEAAAETVGVGAFGTTGQSCTATSRAIVHEDVYDEFVAAVSDYAESLVVGDGLDDPDMGPHVSENELSSTLEYIDIGSSEGATLEAGGSRLSGDDYDDGYFVEPTVFSGVENDARIAQEEIFGPVLAVVKTDSFEDALDLANDVDYGLSASIVTQDLSEGKRFVNEVEAGVAKINEKTTGLELHVPFGGYKDSSTNTYREQGDAGLDFFSSVKTIYENY, encoded by the coding sequence ATGTCGAGAACCTACGGTAACTTCATCGACGGCGAATGGACAGATTCCCAGTCGGGAGAGACGTTCGAAGTGACGAACCCCGCGGCGGCCGGCGAAGTCGTCAGCGTCCCCCCGGCGTCCTCCGAAGCGGACGTCGAGGCGGCGCTCGACGCGGCCGTCGCCGCGCAGGACGAGTGGGCGTCGACGCCCGGTCCGTCCCGTGGCGCGGTGCTCCGCGAGGCCGGCAACAACCTCGAAGCCCGGAAGGAGGAGGCGACCGAAGTGCTCGTCCGCGAGGAGGGCAAGACGCGCTCCGAGGCGGGCGGCGAAGTACAGCGCGCCATCGACATCTTCCACTACTACGGCGCGAAGGCGCGGGACTTCGGCGGCACCGTCAAGTCTGCGAGCGCCCCCGGCAAGGACCTCTACACGAAGCACGAACCCCTCGGCACGGTCGCGCTCATCACGCCGTGGAACTACCCCATCGCCATCCCGGTCTGGAAGCTCGCCCCGGCGCTCGCGGCCGGTAACACCGCGGTCCTCAAGCCGGCGTCCGAAGCGCCGGGCGTCGTCTCCATCGTCCTCGAATGTCTCGACGATGCGGGACTCCCGGCCGGCGTGGCGAACACCATCACCGGCTCCGGGAGCGAGGTCGGCGGCCCGCTCATCGAGAGCGAGCGCATCGACGGCGTCTCCTTTACCGGCAGCACCGCCGTGGGGACGATGGTCGCCGAGACGGCCGCGGTCGACCTCAAGCGCGTCCAGTGTGAGATGGGCGGCAAGAACCCGACCGTCGTGATGCCCAGCGCGGACATCGAGGCGGCCGCCGAGACCGTCGGCGTCGGCGCGTTCGGCACGACCGGCCAGTCGTGTACGGCCACCTCGCGCGCCATCGTCCACGAGGACGTGTACGACGAGTTCGTCGCGGCCGTCTCCGACTACGCCGAGTCGCTCGTCGTCGGCGACGGACTCGACGACCCCGACATGGGCCCGCACGTCTCCGAGAACGAACTGTCCTCGACGCTCGAATACATCGACATCGGCTCCTCGGAGGGCGCGACGCTCGAAGCCGGTGGCAGCCGACTCTCCGGCGACGACTACGACGACGGCTACTTCGTCGAGCCGACCGTGTTCTCCGGCGTCGAAAACGACGCTCGTATCGCTCAAGAGGAGATTTTCGGTCCCGTCCTCGCGGTCGTCAAGACCGACTCCTTCGAGGACGCGCTCGACCTCGCCAACGACGTTGACTACGGGCTGTCGGCCAGCATCGTCACGCAGGACCTCAGCGAGGGCAAGCGCTTCGTCAACGAGGTCGAAGCGGGCGTCGCGAAAATCAACGAGAAGACGACCGGTCTCGAACTCCACGTCCCCTTCGGCGGCTACAAGGACTCGTCCACTAACACGTACCGCGAGCAGGGCGACGCCGGCCTCGACTTCTTCTCGTCGGTGAAGACCATCTACGAGAACTACTGA
- a CDS encoding SGNH/GDSL hydrolase family protein has product MQHDDIQHDDVQFHNVRALQRVRPHEGLRLLRVPEAVRSGLNTGAQTRMSHPAGTEIRLVPDETVRITLSSEERDSLVRPFWGDFQATGEEFTLGPEPKTVELSPPESLSDLDPAATGEMRYAPEVCRLVFPGDHRGGHIYYHGVEGARRPPTADEVPSLRYLAYGTSITEGEDPSAEMLTYVNQTARRLGADPINLGSCGTAYCDPAMAEHIAARDDWDVATLSLSVNMVGRFSPDEFRERAADMVETVAAANPTKPVACITLFPHVREYKRDHEEATLSETFRQHLRDVVDECGYDNVHLVEGPDLLPTASGMTTDLVHPGDDAMVRIGERLARELESLMDD; this is encoded by the coding sequence ATGCAGCACGACGATATCCAGCACGACGACGTTCAGTTCCACAACGTCAGGGCGCTCCAGCGGGTCAGACCGCACGAGGGACTTCGACTGCTCCGCGTTCCGGAGGCCGTCAGGAGCGGCCTGAACACCGGCGCGCAGACGCGGATGTCTCACCCGGCGGGAACCGAGATTCGACTCGTCCCCGATGAGACGGTTCGAATCACGCTCTCCTCCGAGGAGCGAGACAGCCTCGTTCGACCGTTCTGGGGAGACTTTCAGGCGACGGGCGAGGAGTTCACGCTCGGGCCGGAGCCGAAGACGGTCGAACTGTCTCCCCCGGAGTCGCTGTCCGACCTCGACCCGGCGGCGACCGGCGAGATGCGTTACGCGCCCGAGGTGTGCCGACTCGTCTTCCCCGGCGACCACCGCGGCGGCCACATCTACTACCACGGCGTCGAGGGCGCGCGGCGGCCGCCGACCGCCGACGAGGTTCCGAGCCTCCGATACCTCGCGTACGGCACGTCGATTACCGAGGGCGAGGACCCGTCGGCGGAGATGCTCACGTACGTTAACCAGACGGCCCGGAGACTCGGTGCGGACCCGATAAATCTCGGCTCCTGCGGGACAGCCTACTGCGACCCCGCGATGGCCGAGCACATCGCCGCCCGCGACGACTGGGACGTGGCGACGCTCTCGCTGTCGGTGAACATGGTCGGCCGATTCTCGCCCGACGAGTTCCGCGAGCGCGCCGCGGACATGGTCGAAACCGTCGCCGCGGCGAACCCGACCAAACCCGTCGCCTGCATCACGCTGTTCCCGCACGTGCGCGAGTACAAGCGCGACCACGAGGAAGCGACGCTCTCCGAGACGTTCCGCCAGCACCTTCGTGACGTGGTTGACGAGTGCGGCTACGACAACGTCCACCTCGTGGAGGGCCCCGACCTCCTGCCGACCGCCAGCGGGATGACGACCGACCTCGTCCATCCCGGCGACGACGCGATGGTTCGCATCGGTGAGCGCCTCGCGCGCGAGCTCGAATCTCTCATGGACGATTGA
- a CDS encoding dihydrodipicolinate synthase family protein produces MPLADDRVRSRLRGVAVGLLTPFDDDLEIQHDKLEANAKSLSGDGISSFLAAANISEYHSLSQQERVDVTETAVDALPDSACVLAGVGGSTKAATDLMEAYDRVGVDAMMVMPPDHTYVHERGLIRYYEKLDAATDTPLVPYVRGFDPSVSFLRDLSRIEGVVGVKYAIEDPVKLGSAVAVADDDVVWVDGLAEPYAVSFWNEGIEGFSAGVSNFRPEIGLALFEALTEENWERAREIRDLTLPFQALRGETGTDNDLPGAISVPIVKKGLELAGLHGGEVREPIRSLSADDERRAEELYEELDDGIARVID; encoded by the coding sequence ATGCCACTCGCAGACGACCGTGTACGCAGTCGTCTCCGTGGCGTCGCCGTCGGCTTGCTCACGCCGTTCGACGACGACCTGGAGATTCAACACGACAAACTCGAAGCGAACGCGAAGTCGCTTTCCGGCGACGGTATCTCGTCGTTCCTCGCGGCCGCGAACATCAGCGAATACCACTCCCTGTCCCAACAGGAGCGCGTCGACGTGACGGAGACGGCGGTCGACGCGCTCCCCGACAGCGCCTGCGTCCTCGCCGGCGTCGGCGGGTCGACGAAGGCCGCGACGGACCTGATGGAAGCCTACGACCGCGTCGGCGTGGACGCCATGATGGTCATGCCGCCGGACCACACCTACGTCCACGAGCGGGGACTCATCCGCTACTACGAGAAACTCGACGCCGCGACCGACACGCCGCTCGTTCCCTACGTCCGCGGCTTCGACCCCTCGGTCTCCTTCCTCCGCGACCTCTCGCGCATCGAGGGCGTCGTCGGCGTCAAGTACGCCATCGAGGACCCGGTCAAACTCGGTTCCGCCGTCGCCGTCGCGGACGACGACGTGGTCTGGGTGGACGGCCTCGCGGAACCCTACGCCGTCTCGTTTTGGAACGAGGGCATCGAGGGGTTCTCGGCGGGCGTCAGCAATTTCCGCCCGGAAATCGGCCTCGCGCTGTTCGAGGCGCTCACCGAGGAGAACTGGGAACGCGCCCGCGAGATTCGCGACCTGACGCTCCCGTTCCAAGCTCTCCGCGGCGAGACGGGAACCGACAACGACCTTCCCGGCGCGATAAGCGTCCCGATAGTGAAGAAGGGCCTCGAACTGGCCGGCCTGCACGGCGGGGAAGTCCGCGAGCCGATTCGGTCGCTGTCGGCCGACGACGAGCGCCGCGCCGAGGAACTGTACGAGGAACTCGACGACGGCATCGCCCGCGTCATCGACTGA
- a CDS encoding L-rhamnose mutarotase: MARIAFHLEIKDGKREEYRTKHENVPEALESAYLDSDAGLQTYSVFEKDGHVFGFMEVDDPEAIQEVMDNSEAQADWAEVMSGITVETDDSWMDEVYRMI; encoded by the coding sequence ATGGCGCGAATCGCGTTCCACCTGGAGATTAAAGACGGCAAGCGAGAAGAGTACCGAACGAAACACGAGAACGTCCCCGAGGCGCTCGAATCCGCCTACTTGGACTCCGACGCCGGCCTGCAAACGTACAGCGTCTTCGAGAAAGACGGCCACGTTTTCGGCTTCATGGAAGTCGACGACCCGGAGGCCATCCAAGAGGTAATGGACAACAGCGAGGCGCAAGCCGACTGGGCAGAGGTCATGAGCGGCATCACCGTCGAGACCGACGACAGTTGGATGGACGAAGTCTACCGGATGATCTGA
- a CDS encoding universal stress protein, whose protein sequence is MDRGLVLIENTDLHADLLREAREHALGADADLVLLVTLTEDEFEETQEVLDTIGDVEHTSYTEQDAFKGAMNDAEEVARKVFATDDEVSYEIVPRIAAEKERAETVIEVADEEGADHVFILGRKRSPTGKALFGDLAQFVILNFDGYVTLHTE, encoded by the coding sequence ATGGACAGAGGATTAGTACTCATCGAGAACACTGACTTACACGCGGACCTCCTCCGGGAGGCCAGAGAACACGCGCTCGGCGCGGACGCCGACCTCGTCCTCCTCGTCACGCTCACCGAAGACGAGTTCGAGGAGACCCAGGAGGTCCTCGACACCATCGGCGACGTCGAGCACACGTCGTACACCGAACAGGACGCGTTCAAGGGCGCGATGAACGACGCCGAGGAGGTCGCCCGGAAGGTCTTCGCGACCGACGACGAGGTGTCCTACGAAATCGTCCCGCGAATCGCCGCCGAGAAAGAGCGCGCCGAGACGGTCATCGAAGTCGCCGACGAGGAGGGCGCAGACCACGTGTTCATCCTCGGCCGGAAGCGGTCGCCGACCGGAAAGGCGCTGTTCGGCGACCTCGCGCAGTTCGTGATTCTCAACTTCGACGGCTACGTGACGCTTCACACCGAGTGA
- a CDS encoding glycoside hydrolase family 88/105 protein: MPADELTPVQRAASYLRSLDIDGQSWITGVAINGLLAEGGDESVERAKHFVDTAVATQNDAGQLSYGPSYPIEVFSHGREYEASWELTVKKCMNTNNSTAIGHSVLDFYDRTGEDRYLDAAERAYESLLSFERTEDGGIPHHDPELAGIKSLWIDSVYMMCPFLARYGAAAGDADAFDEAVEQILIHAAHLRDGHTGLFRHIWVEQPNHYPQGAFWARGNGWAAAASADVLERLPEDHPKRDDLLDLFRSHCEALLPLQDGSGFWHNLVDDPHTPLESSGTLMFAYAFARGIDLGILDAETYRRPAEDGLAAVSRVVGEEGAVNRVAGPPGGPEAPLTDTPYGQGWFLMAAAALD, from the coding sequence ATGCCAGCAGACGAGCTTACACCAGTCCAGCGCGCCGCGTCGTATCTCCGGTCGTTGGACATCGACGGTCAATCGTGGATTACCGGCGTCGCCATCAACGGCCTGCTCGCCGAGGGCGGAGACGAGTCGGTCGAGCGCGCGAAGCACTTCGTCGACACCGCGGTGGCGACCCAGAACGACGCCGGGCAGTTGAGCTACGGCCCGAGCTACCCAATTGAGGTTTTCAGCCACGGCCGCGAGTACGAGGCGAGCTGGGAGCTGACCGTCAAGAAGTGCATGAACACGAACAACAGCACCGCCATCGGTCACAGCGTCCTCGACTTCTACGACCGCACGGGCGAGGACCGCTACCTCGACGCGGCCGAACGCGCCTACGAATCGCTTCTCTCCTTCGAGCGGACCGAAGACGGCGGCATCCCTCACCACGACCCCGAACTCGCGGGCATCAAGTCGCTGTGGATCGACTCCGTCTACATGATGTGCCCGTTCCTCGCGCGCTACGGCGCGGCCGCGGGCGACGCCGACGCCTTCGACGAGGCGGTCGAGCAGATTCTGATTCACGCCGCGCACCTCCGCGACGGCCACACGGGGCTGTTCCGCCACATCTGGGTCGAACAGCCGAACCACTACCCGCAGGGCGCGTTCTGGGCGCGCGGCAACGGGTGGGCCGCCGCCGCCTCGGCGGACGTGCTCGAACGGCTCCCCGAGGACCACCCGAAGCGCGACGACCTCCTCGACCTGTTCCGGTCGCACTGCGAGGCGCTCCTTCCGCTCCAAGACGGTAGCGGTTTCTGGCACAACCTCGTCGACGACCCGCACACGCCGCTCGAATCGTCGGGGACGCTCATGTTCGCCTACGCGTTCGCCCGCGGCATCGACCTCGGCATCCTCGATGCGGAGACCTACCGCCGACCCGCCGAAGACGGGCTCGCAGCCGTCTCTCGCGTCGTCGGCGAGGAGGGCGCGGTCAACCGCGTCGCCGGCCCGCCGGGCGGCCCCGAGGCTCCGCTGACGGACACGCCTTACGGACAGGGCTGGTTCCTGATGGCCGCGGCCGCGCTCGACTGA
- the rhcC gene encoding L-rhamnono-1,4-lactonase gives MIDTHTHAWGAASPEHPWTNGPILDLVDSFDVHTVYTAERLLADMDRNGVDEAVVVGYPICDWTDNWYTRRVAAEYDRLHGIVMLDPFADDAVERLDRCMETDGVLGFRLGAACPYDRMWETFDPSVTWLRESVEETAFWEAAVDHDATVQILCDHGQLDQALELVEAYPELTYLFDHFAHAGPETPTDEGTFGRFADLAEHDSVAVKVSEIVHMSDSAFPYADMHDHVRWLLDTFGRERVVWGSDYPNVSDVASYAEACNWLKQVDSLSKADRSWLTEKSFRRHVDLG, from the coding sequence ATGATAGATACCCACACCCACGCGTGGGGTGCCGCGAGCCCGGAACACCCGTGGACCAACGGCCCCATCTTGGACCTCGTGGACAGCTTCGACGTACACACCGTCTACACCGCCGAGCGCCTGCTCGCCGACATGGACCGAAACGGCGTGGACGAGGCGGTCGTCGTGGGCTACCCTATCTGCGACTGGACGGACAACTGGTACACCCGACGGGTCGCCGCCGAGTACGACCGACTCCACGGCATCGTGATGCTCGACCCCTTCGCCGACGACGCGGTCGAGCGTCTCGACCGCTGTATGGAGACCGACGGCGTCCTCGGCTTCCGCCTCGGCGCGGCCTGCCCGTACGATCGCATGTGGGAGACGTTCGACCCGAGCGTGACGTGGCTCCGAGAGAGCGTCGAGGAGACCGCGTTCTGGGAGGCCGCGGTCGACCACGACGCGACCGTCCAGATTCTCTGCGACCACGGCCAACTCGACCAGGCGCTCGAACTCGTCGAGGCGTATCCCGAACTCACCTACCTGTTCGACCACTTCGCCCACGCCGGCCCCGAAACCCCCACCGACGAGGGGACGTTCGGCCGGTTCGCCGACCTCGCGGAACACGACTCGGTCGCGGTGAAGGTCTCGGAAATTGTCCACATGTCCGACTCGGCGTTTCCCTACGCCGACATGCACGACCACGTCCGGTGGCTCCTCGACACCTTCGGTCGCGAGCGGGTCGTCTGGGGCTCCGACTACCCCAACGTCAGCGACGTCGCCAGCTACGCCGAGGCGTGTAACTGGCTCAAGCAGGTCGACTCGTTATCGAAGGCCGACCGGTCGTGGCTGACCGAGAAGTCGTTCCGGCGGCACGTCGACCTCGGCTGA
- a CDS encoding IclR family transcriptional regulator: MSSPPNKRPGRTIRSVQIAFNIIDHLQEEAGIGVTRIADELGHSKSTVHSHLRTLEERRVIVREGDGYRLGLRFLDVASHVRDQIGNFDIVQKEVDSLAEETGEIVQFGVEEYGKVSYLHKAQGEHAVETLSRVGTQQPMYSTSLGKTILAYLPPERIEEIAAAMEYEPKTANTITSPEELFEELETIREQGYGIDDEENINGLRCVSAPVKNDETILGAISITGPSSRFTEDRLHGELADYVRSAANVIELNTKFS, translated from the coding sequence ATGAGCTCCCCACCGAACAAACGCCCCGGCCGAACAATCCGCTCGGTCCAGATAGCGTTCAATATCATCGACCACCTCCAGGAGGAGGCGGGCATCGGCGTGACGCGAATTGCCGACGAGCTCGGCCACTCGAAGAGCACGGTCCACAGCCACCTCCGAACGCTCGAAGAGCGGCGCGTCATCGTCCGAGAGGGCGACGGCTACCGGCTGGGCCTGCGGTTTCTCGACGTGGCTTCGCACGTCCGCGACCAGATAGGCAACTTCGACATCGTTCAAAAAGAGGTCGACTCGCTGGCCGAGGAGACGGGCGAAATCGTCCAGTTCGGCGTCGAGGAGTACGGAAAGGTCTCGTACCTCCACAAGGCGCAGGGGGAACACGCCGTCGAGACGCTGTCGCGGGTGGGGACCCAACAGCCGATGTACTCCACGTCGCTGGGCAAGACGATTCTGGCGTACCTGCCGCCCGAGCGCATCGAGGAAATCGCGGCCGCGATGGAGTACGAGCCCAAGACGGCGAACACCATCACCAGTCCGGAGGAGCTGTTCGAGGAGCTCGAAACCATCCGCGAGCAAGGGTACGGCATCGACGACGAGGAGAACATCAACGGTCTGCGCTGCGTCTCTGCGCCGGTCAAGAACGACGAGACAATCCTCGGCGCGATTAGCATCACCGGCCCGTCGAGCCGGTTCACCGAGGACCGCCTGCACGGCGAACTCGCGGACTACGTCCGAAGCGCGGCGAACGTCATCGAACTGAACACGAAGTTCTCCTGA
- a CDS encoding Gfo/Idh/MocA family protein translates to MTYHAGIIGTGGIAGMGILGMHDEEAIGREKIDASHAGGYAATDDIELVAVADVDESKLDTFGEAWDIPADRRYVGHEAMLEAEDLDAVSVCTPSFLHRDHVVYAARSAADPSVVWCEKPIASAVSDAEEMVAVCDDTDTELVVNHSFRFTDKLRRLRDLVRDEGILGDVKSVSAQYRMELMRNSTHVLDTLVYLLDARASRVSGHITGENEALDALDATESVVDAGGGGHVVMDDGTFVTVDCTIPRDVSSMTLSFIGTEGKLYMNNDDGEWRYWSLEDGEHVERSLPGIEGAWTWESDYKGSFANAAAHVQELLGGDAENYSPGVAATRSLEIIVGFYLSHYTDSTVDIPLPGPLREVPITSW, encoded by the coding sequence ATGACTTACCACGCAGGCATCATCGGCACGGGCGGCATCGCAGGGATGGGCATCCTCGGCATGCACGACGAGGAGGCCATCGGCAGAGAGAAAATCGACGCGAGCCACGCGGGCGGGTACGCCGCGACCGACGACATCGAACTCGTCGCCGTCGCAGACGTGGACGAGTCGAAACTGGACACCTTCGGGGAGGCGTGGGACATCCCCGCCGACCGCCGGTACGTCGGCCACGAGGCGATGCTCGAAGCTGAGGACCTCGACGCGGTGTCGGTCTGCACGCCGTCGTTCCTCCACCGCGACCACGTCGTCTACGCCGCGCGCTCCGCGGCCGACCCCTCGGTCGTCTGGTGCGAGAAACCCATCGCGTCGGCCGTCAGCGACGCCGAGGAAATGGTCGCCGTCTGCGACGACACCGACACGGAACTCGTCGTCAACCACTCGTTCCGGTTCACGGACAAGCTCCGTCGGCTCCGCGACCTCGTCCGCGATGAGGGTATCCTCGGCGACGTGAAGTCCGTGAGCGCGCAGTACCGCATGGAACTCATGCGGAACTCCACGCACGTCCTCGACACCCTCGTCTACCTCCTCGACGCGCGGGCCTCGCGGGTGAGCGGCCACATCACCGGCGAGAACGAGGCGCTCGACGCGCTGGACGCCACGGAGTCGGTCGTCGACGCCGGCGGCGGCGGGCACGTCGTCATGGACGACGGCACGTTCGTCACCGTGGACTGCACGATTCCGCGCGACGTCTCCTCGATGACGCTGAGTTTCATCGGCACCGAGGGCAAACTCTACATGAACAACGACGACGGCGAGTGGCGCTACTGGTCGCTCGAAGACGGCGAACACGTCGAGCGGTCGCTCCCCGGCATCGAGGGCGCGTGGACGTGGGAATCGGACTACAAGGGGTCGTTCGCCAACGCGGCGGCCCACGTACAGGAACTCCTCGGCGGCGACGCCGAAAACTACTCGCCCGGCGTCGCGGCGACCCGCTCGCTCGAAATCATCGTCGGGTTCTACCTCTCGCACTACACCGATTCGACGGTCGATATCCCGCTTCCGGGGCCGCTCCGGGAGGTCCCTATCACGTCGTGGTGA